ATCCGTCAGGATTTCTTGAGCTGTCGGATACGGATGTTGTCTATTTTGACCCAATGACACCCCAAAGGCTTGACGGTCTGGATAAACTGACAGCGCTTTACGAAGCGATCAGGGGAAAAGTACACGCAAGCCGGTACGAAATGGGCAACCCCTGTGTGCAGGCAGTGGATAGTATGGCTGTGCTGACCTATAACCTGGTCTCATATGCGGGTTTGACACCCCATAAATGGAACTGTACTGAAGTGTACCGGCTTGACGATGACAATCAGTGGCGGATCATACAGACACACTGGTCGTTTACACAACCGCGACTGCAGAAATAAATCTTATATTCCCGGCGCACTCCTGTTGCCGGGGATGAAACATTCGGATAGTTGTCTTACAAACCCTTATAAATAAAAATAATATGGAAACAAGAATGACCACCACAGCTTTTGAGATTGCCGGCTACAAAATCAGTAAAAACCTGGGCGTAGTAAGAGGCATATTAGTCCGTTCACGATCCATTGTCGGCAACATTGGTGCCGGATTTCAAACCCTGTTTGGCGGCAACATAACGATCCTGTCCGATCTGTGTGAGAAAACCCGTAACGAAGCCTTTGTAATGATGTTGCAACATGCTGAAATGCTCGGAGCCAATGCAGTCGTCGGCGTACGCTACGAATCGACTGAAATTATGTCGGGTGTCACCGAAGTAATCTGCTATGGCACTGCCGTCATTGTGGAACAGGCGTAGAG
The sequence above is drawn from the Microbacter margulisiae genome and encodes:
- a CDS encoding YybH family protein gives rise to the protein MKTLLFMLTLMVMAPVCAQENNTIAKKIIGMEKAALERWNQGDPSGFLELSDTDVVYFDPMTPQRLDGLDKLTALYEAIRGKVHASRYEMGNPCVQAVDSMAVLTYNLVSYAGLTPHKWNCTEVYRLDDDNQWRIIQTHWSFTQPRLQK
- a CDS encoding YbjQ family protein; its protein translation is METRMTTTAFEIAGYKISKNLGVVRGILVRSRSIVGNIGAGFQTLFGGNITILSDLCEKTRNEAFVMMLQHAEMLGANAVVGVRYESTEIMSGVTEVICYGTAVIVEQA